The Sesamum indicum cultivar Zhongzhi No. 13 linkage group LG6, S_indicum_v1.0, whole genome shotgun sequence genome has a segment encoding these proteins:
- the LOC105165377 gene encoding choline transporter-like protein 2, with product MRGPLGPVIGKYPSSSDGNGGMGNGSNDIIKHNRKCRDVVFLVIFIAFWIAMIVNSSFGFNQGNPSRLIYGLDYKGNVCGDRHADPDLRELELRYWLNPNQVYQTGVKGSKFQLSNARSICLMDCPIPSEDGVNWVCDYPEGDIHISVDDWIDRNYDYFADLTPELRNTSLQLQGPCYPVIFPSVNVYWTCQFIARASNVSLTHWQQMGGVKVIEDIAIDKSIHKAINSRSSVLKRYVADVGKSWPVLLVCGGFLPLFLSIIWLLMIRHFVTGMPWITVILFNMLIISVTMFYYLKAGWIGNDAISPIIGEHDPYYHVSARELNHLHAAAVFMTVLMVVAFLSSIAVVRRILMATSVLKVAAKVIGEVQALIIFPVIPYAILAIFYMFWLSAALHLFSSGSVVQNDCGANCCAYDLKAKRLSCNSCCGYSIQYTSHIAAAILFHLFGGYWATQFVIACSSTVIAGSVASYYWARGEASPEIPFLPVFSSMKRLVRYSLGSIALGSLVVSFVESIRFILEALRRKLKLVNSMPQSWIGKVIYQTSQCCLKCIGCIIRSVNRNAYIMIAITGKGFFKASEIATELIMSNILRIGKVNVIGDVILFLGKLCVSLTSALFAFLMLDTHRYKSAHNKISSPLFPVLVCWVFGYIVATLFFGVVEMSIDTIILSFCQDSDEHQGTAQYAPPLLIETLNDQNETQRLTQ from the exons ATGAGAGGGCCATTGGGTCCAGTGATAGGGAAGTATCCATCGTCTAGTGACGGGAATGGTGGGATGGGGAATGGGAGCAATGATATCATAAAACACAACAGAAAATGCAGAGATGTGGTGTTTCTTGTTATATTCATCGCATTTTGGATAGCAATGATTGTTAACTCCAGCTTTGGTTTCAACCAGGGAAACCCATCGAG GCTAATCTATGGGCTGGACTATAAAGGGAACGTGTGTGGCGATAGACATGCTGACCCGGATCTCCGTGAATTGGAACTCAGATATTGGCTAAATCCTAATCAGGTTTACCAAACTGGTGTAAAGGGCAGCAAATTCCAGCTCTCCAATGCTCGGAGTATTTGCTTGATGGACTGCCCTATTCCATCTGAGGACGGAGTCAATTGGGTCTGTGACTATCCCGAGGGAGATATTCATATCTCGGTTGATGACTGGATTGAtagaaattatgattattttgcAGACCTGACTCCTGAACTCAGGAACACTTCTCTTCAGCTTCAGGGTCCCTGCTATCCAGTTATATTTCCTAGTGTCAATG TTTATTGGACCTGCCAGTTCATTGCGCGTGCATCAAATGTATCTTTGACGCATTGGCAGCAGATGGGAGGGGTGAAAGTCATAGAGGACATTGCGATTGATAAATCCATCCACAAAGCAATTAACTCAAGGTCATCAGTACTAAAG AGATATGTGGCTGACGTTGGAAAATCTTGGCCTGTACTGCTCGTTTGTGGAGGGTTTCTGCCACTGTTCCTATCAATCATTTGGCTTTTGATGATCCGTCATTTTGTTACTGGAATGCCATGGATCACAGTGATTCTTTTCAATATGCTCATTATATCTGTGACAATGTTCTACTACTTGAAAG CTGGATGGATTGGAAATGATGCCATCTCCCCAATCATTGGTGAGCATGACCCATATTATCATGTGTCCGCAAGG GAGCTGAATCATCTGCATGCGGCTGCTGTCTTCATGACCGTTCTCATGGTTGTTGCTTTCCTATCCTCGATTGCAGTAGTCCGTCGTATCCTTATGGCAACATCTGTCCTGAAG GTTGCAGCGAAGGTCATTGGAGAAGTCCAGGCTCTGATAATTTTTCCTGTTATACCATATGCCATACTGGCTATTTTTTACATGTTCTGGTTATCAGCTGCTCTTCACCTTTTCAGTTCTGGAAGTGTTGTACAAAATGACTGTGGTGCTAACTGTTGTGCTTATGACCTCAAAGCAAAGAGGTTGAGCTGTAATAGTTGCTGTGGCTATAGCATCCAATACACTTCTCATATTGCTGCTGCAATCCTTTTCCACCTATTCGGTGGTTACTGGGCTACTCAGTTTGTCATAGCATGCTCATCAACAGTGATTGCAGGTTCTGTTGCTTCATATTACTGGGCTCGAGGGGAAGCATCG CCAGAGATCCCCTTCCTTCCTGTTTTTTCTTCAATGAAGCGGCTTGTACGATACAGTCTAGGATCTATTGCTCTTGGTTCTCTAGTTGTGTCGTTTGTTGAATCAATACGATTTATACTTGAAGCACTTCGCCGGAAGCTTAAACTTGTTAACTCTATGCCTCAAAGCTGGATAGGGAAAGTGATATATCAGACTTCACAATGTTGCCTCAAGTGTATTGGATGCATCATCAGATCTGTAAACCGCAATGCTTACATCATG ATTGCAATTACAGGAAAAGGTTTCTTTAAAGCTTCTGAGATTGCAACAGAGTTGATCATGAGTAACATCCTGAGGATTGGGAAGGTGAATGTCATAGGAGACGTGATTCTCTTTCTCGGGAAGCTATGTGTCAGCCTTACCAGTGCACTTTTTGCTTTTCTGATGTTGGACACTCACAGATATAAGTCTGCACATAACAAGATCTCCTCACCGCTGTTTCCTGTCCTG GTGTGCTGGGTGTTTGGGTACATTGTGGCTACTCTCTTTTTTGGAGTGGTGGAGATGTCCATCGATACCATCATCCTTTCGTTCTGCCAAGACTCGGATGAACACCAAGGGACTGCTCAATATGCTCCTCCATTGCTGATTGAGACTCTCAATGACCAAAATGAGACGCAAAGATTGACACAATGA
- the LOC105165378 gene encoding DEAD-box ATP-dependent RNA helicase 42, which produces MGKDRDKHPENENGAPSSKRDHRKSKSSDSEPDPDSDSDSDEQSRKSLGSRKRTKNNKSKRRRRSRDSASYSSSSEDDDHSYDSDSESDYSEQSDSEEERRRRRKERRRREEKKERRRREKEKDKKRKRKEEEKKRRKKKDKKKGKDKGKKGAVTSSWGKYGIIRETDMWNKRPEFTAWLAEVKKVNMESLANWEEKQLFKDFMEDHNTATFPSKKYYNLDAYYQRKMEKEMKKGFTKVVESERTVFNDEEQRRQELQLERERQKEQQIEELKRSMQSGMAQAMKEQAQLREEMAYQYKLGNFEAAAAIQRRLDPDIAM; this is translated from the exons ATGGGCAAGGACAGAGACAAACATCCCGAAAACGAAAACGGAGCCCCTTCTTCCAAACGCGACCACCGTAAATCCAAATCGTCTGATTCGGAACCCGACCCTGATTCCGACTCTGATTCCGATGAGCAATCCAGAAAATCCCTAGGTAGCAGAAAGCGGACCAAGAACAACAAGAGTAAAAGGAGAAGACGCTCGAGGGACAGCGCCTCTTATTCATCTTCGTCTGAGGACGATGACCACTCTTACGATTCTGATTCGGAGTCGGATTATTCGGAGCAGTCGGATTCCGAGGAGGAGAGGAGGCGGCGGAGGAaagagaggaggaggagggaggaGAAGAAGGAAAGGCGGAGAAGGGAGAAAGAGAAGGacaaaaagaggaaaagaaaagaagaggagaagaaaaggagaaagaagaaggATAAGAAGAAGGGGAAAGATAAGGGGAAGAAAGGTGCTGTCACTAGTTCGTGGGGGAAGTATGGGATTATCAGAGAAACTGATATGTG GAATAAAAGACCCGAATTTACTGCATGGCTAGCTGAAGTGAAAAAG GTGAACATGGAAAGTTTGGCTAATTGGGAAGAGAAGCAGCTATTTAAAGA CTTTATGGAAGACCATAACACAGCTACCTTTCCATCCAAAAA ATATTACAACCTTGATGCTTATTATCAACGTAAAATggaaaaggaaatgaaaaagggATTCACTAAAGTAGTCGAGTCAGAGCGTACTGTATTTAATGATGAAGAACAACGAAG GCAAGAACTACAGCTAGAGCGTGAAAGGCAAAAGGAACAACAAATAGAAGAATTGAAGCGTTCCATGCAGAGCGGAATG GCTCAAGCAATGAAAGAGCAAGCTCAACTCAGAGAAGAGATGGCTTACCAGTACAAGCTTGGTAACTTTGAG GCGGCAGCTGCTATCCAGAGAAGGTTGGATCCAGATATTGCTATGTAA
- the LOC105165380 gene encoding expansin-A12, whose product MANIVSFLCVWFWSFVLVSSVVGLEGINGQPSAWLNARATFYGGNQNPSTLGGACGYENTYQAGFGINTAAVSGALFRGGQACGACYQVMCNNRLDRKWCLRRASVTVTATNFCPSNKAGGPPQHHFDMSMPAFFRIARRGNEGIVPVLYRRVACKRRGGVRFTLKGQPNFNMIMISNVGGSGDIKSAWIRGSRTRTWNPMQRNWGANWQTHFDVRAQALSFRVTLVDGKTLEFLNVVPSSWNFGQTFASHNQFS is encoded by the exons ATGGCAAATATTGTGAGCTTTTTGTGTGTTTGGTTTTGGAGTTTTGTATTAGTTAGTAGTGTTGTGGGTTTGGAGGGGATTAATGGACAGCCTAGTGCTTGGCTTAATGCTCGTGCCACTTTCTATGGGGGAAATCAAAATCCTAGTACTCTTG GTGGAGCTTGTGGGTACGAGAACACCTACCAAGCTGGTTTCGGGATAAACACGGCGGCGGTGAGCGGTGCACTATTCCGAGGTGGGCAGGCTTGCGGCGCTTGCTATCAGGTTATGTGCAACAACAGGCTGGACCGAAAATGGTGCCTCCGGCGCGCATCGGTGACGGTGACGGCCACCAACTTCTGCCCCTCCAATAAGGCGGGTGGTCCGCCGCAACACCACTTCGACATGTCCATGCCCGCATTCTTTCGCATTGCTAGACGCGGAAATGAAGGCATAGTTCCTGTACTTTACAGAAG gGTGGCATGCAAGAGAAGAGGGGGAGTCCGGTTCACGTTAAAGGGTCAACCCAATTTCAACATGATCATGATCTCCAACGTGGGCGGGAGTGGCGACATCAAGAGTGCATGGATCCGGGGCTCCAGAACCCGTACCTGGAACCCCATGCAACGCAACTGGGGCGCCAATTGGCAAACCCACTTCGACGTCCGGGCCCAAGCCCTGTCTTTCAGGGTCACTTTGGTCGACGGCAAGACACTGGAATTCCTCAACGTCGTACCTTCTTCATGGAACTTCGGGCAGACCTTTGCTTCCCACAATCAGTTCtcctaa
- the LOC105165381 gene encoding E3 ubiquitin-protein ligase RMA1H1-like — translation MAFQQNYGATNMHFLSEGGVSHKQKWNSVSQSATVTESLDGCFDCNICLDSCHEPVVTLCGHLYCWPCIYKWLQVQSNSFESDERPKCAVCKAYISTSSLVPLYGRGTSPSESKKSQLDLAIPRRPPALGMNTLLSAASELHQQNHGNTFQPQNQAFHQQQYFSHPFSNYTSTGPPTFGATSPTSFFSPTISMVGELVFARIFGSSDTNLFAHPYPNSYPVPRNGSPRLRRQEMQLDESLNRVSIFLFCCIILCLILF, via the coding sequence ATGGCTTTTCAGCAAAACTATGGTGCCACAAACATGCATTTTCTATCTGAGGGGGGTGTCtcacataaacaaaaatggaattCAGTATCACAGTCTGCAACAGTGACAGAAAGTTTAGACGGGTGCTTTGACTGCAATATTTGTTTAGACTCGTGTCACGAACCCGTAGTAACCCTTTGTGGTCACCTATACTGTTGGCCATGCATTTACAAATGGCTCCAGGTCCAGAGCAACTCATTTGAGTCAGATGAGCGACCCAAATGTGCTGTTTGTAAGGCATACATCTCTACTTCCTCACTGGTTCCCCTCTATGGTCGAGGTACATCACCATCTGAATCCAAGAAATCCCAATTGGATTTGGCCATACCCCGCAGGCCACCAGCACTTGGGATGAATACCTTGTTATCTGCCGCTTCTGAGTTACATCAGCAAAATCATGGAAACACATTTCAGCCACAGAACCAGGCATTTCATCAACAACAATACTTCTCCCATCCATTCAGCAATTATACCTCAACAGGACCTCCGACATTTGGAGCCACTTCGCCAACCAGTTTCTTCAGCCCAACAATTAGCATGGTTGGTGAATTGGTATTTGCTAGAATTTTTGGGAGCTCAGACACAAATTTGTTTGCCCATCCGTATCCAAATTCTTACCCCGTTCCAAGAAATGGTAGCCCAAGGTTAAGAAGGCAAGAAATGCAGCTGGATGAGTCACTTAACAGAGTGTCCATCTTTCTCTTCTGCTGCATCATTTTGTGCCTTATCCTGTTTTAG